One Oryza glaberrima chromosome 11, OglaRS2, whole genome shotgun sequence genomic region harbors:
- the LOC127753760 gene encoding uncharacterized protein LOC127753760, which yields MSSGGGSSPTSSPSVCSRSWSISEDSLKRYVSYASESCIQELLAASDSGGGGGGGGGDDGWKVLAYCNGVEISKRRAGAAHVFRSRWLLHAVSPGKFMAVANAVDAAKQWESDLVDARYIRELGDDLSIVHLKLGADASKRTAGLFRRRDVVVYERRQTMDDGTLVVAVASLPKEIAAGLLPPGSSSGARGAGLLLQSGWVVEKLDAGDGGDGPPCCVVTYVVQLDPAAGWLPRCFVSRLNSKLVIMIVAKLKKMALATMHSAAADDGEVMP from the exons atgAGCAGTGGTGGTGGCTCCTCTCCAACATCATCCCCTTCTGTCTGCTCCAGATCATG GTCTATAAGTGAGGATTCGTTGAAGAGGTACGTGAGCTACGCGAGCGAGAGCTGCATCCAGGAGCTCCTCGCCGCGTcggactccggcggcggcggcggcggcggcggcggcgacgatgggtGGAAGGTGCTCGCGTATTGCAACGGCGTGGAGATATCGAAGCGGCGGGCCGGGGCGGCGCACGTCTTCCGGAGCCGGTGGCTGCTGCACGCCGTCTCGCCGGGGAAGTTCATGGCCGTCGCcaacgccgtcgacgccgccaag CAGTGGGAGTCGGACCTGGTGGACGCCCGGTACATCAGGGAGCTGGGCGACGACCTGAGCATCGTCCACCTCAAGCTCGGCGCCGACGCCTCCAAGCGCACCGCCggcctcttccgccgccgcgacgtcgtcgtctacgaGCGCCGCCAGACCATGGACGACGGCACGCTGGTGGTCGCCGTGGCGTCGCTGCCCAAGGAGATCGCCGCGGGCCTCCTGCCCcccggctcctcctccggcgcccgcggcgccggCCTGCTGCTCCAGTCCGGCTGGGTCGTCGAGaagctcgacgccggcgacggcggcgacggcccgCCCTGCTGCGTCGTCACCTACGTCGTGCAGCTCGACCCCGCCGCCGGGTGGCTGCCCCGGTGCTTCGTCAGCCGGCTCAACAGCAAGCTCGTCATCATGATCGTCGCCAAGCTCAAGAAGATGGCCCTCGCCACCAtgcactccgccgccgccgacgacggcgaggtgatGCCATGA